In the Lentisphaerota bacterium genome, one interval contains:
- a CDS encoding JAB domain-containing protein gives MEPQSSEVFDPTTAYSASATCIKNIPTELRPREEFVRRGGTAVADEILIAILLRSGTPKKNVIALARELLVRAGGMAALSKMGFEELLALKIKGLGPVKAMELAAAIEIGRRACARTPGEKSSPVREPASVYRLAAPLAREQTQEVFWVLLLDIKNCLIGRPIEATRGLINSSPVHPREVFNRAIRHAAAAVILVHNHPSGDPTPSAEDITITKRLVEAARIIGIKVLDHVVIGAPGADTPGYLSLRERGLVNFDA, from the coding sequence ATGGAGCCGCAATCCTCAGAGGTCTTTGACCCGACAACCGCTTACAGCGCCAGCGCGACCTGCATCAAGAACATCCCGACGGAGCTTCGTCCGCGCGAGGAATTCGTCCGCCGGGGAGGGACGGCCGTTGCGGATGAGATTCTGATCGCGATCCTGTTGCGGAGCGGCACGCCGAAAAAGAATGTGATCGCTCTGGCCCGCGAACTGCTGGTTCGGGCCGGCGGCATGGCGGCCCTTTCCAAAATGGGCTTTGAAGAACTTCTGGCGCTCAAGATCAAAGGATTGGGGCCGGTAAAGGCGATGGAGCTGGCTGCGGCCATCGAGATCGGACGACGGGCCTGCGCGCGAACGCCCGGCGAGAAATCGTCTCCGGTGCGCGAGCCCGCGTCGGTCTATCGTCTGGCCGCGCCGCTCGCCCGCGAGCAGACCCAGGAGGTGTTCTGGGTGCTGCTGCTCGATATCAAAAATTGCCTGATCGGCCGGCCGATCGAAGCCACCCGCGGACTGATCAATTCCAGCCCGGTTCATCCGCGCGAGGTGTTCAATCGCGCCATCCGCCACGCCGCCGCCGCCGTGATCCTCGTTCACAACCATCCATCGGGAGACCCGACGCCCTCGGCCGAAGACATCACCATCACCAAGCGGCTGGTCGAGGCGGCGCGGATCATCGGCATCAAGGTGCTGGATCATGTGGTGATCGGCGCACCCGGCGCCGACACGCCCGGCTATCTCAGTCTGCGCGAGCGGGGCCTGGTGAATTTTGACGCGTGA
- the miaA gene encoding tRNA (adenosine(37)-N6)-dimethylallyltransferase MiaA, with protein sequence MQIPVRPDSVSDLHRLAAFILVGATATGKSAVAQILAERRGAAVVSADSMLVYRGLDIGTAKPSAAERGAVPYFGLDLADPSESNSAGAWLRAVTPAFRAPAAAVPIVVGGTGLYIRALLDGLDAPAAGGDARARWQGVLAAEGVPALQRALRARDPRALEALADPLNPRRLIRALERLDAGGGAAPRSAPPAGPLIVGLRMPRPVLHRRIRERAERMFAGGLAEEVRALRARFPVWSETARAAIGYAEAGAWLDGRMTRAEAIERTVIRTRQLAKRQETWFRHQAQVVWVDATGLESAAALADRVNEQWEEHGAAILRGL encoded by the coding sequence TACGACCAGACAGTGTTAGCGACTTGCACCGCCTCGCCGCCTTCATCCTCGTCGGCGCGACGGCGACCGGCAAGAGCGCCGTGGCCCAGATTCTGGCGGAACGCCGGGGCGCGGCGGTGGTGTCGGCCGATTCGATGCTGGTCTATCGCGGCCTGGATATCGGCACGGCCAAGCCGTCCGCCGCCGAGCGCGGCGCGGTGCCCTACTTTGGCCTGGATCTCGCCGATCCCTCCGAATCAAACAGTGCGGGCGCGTGGCTGCGGGCGGTGACGCCGGCGTTCCGCGCGCCGGCCGCAGCCGTTCCGATCGTCGTCGGCGGCACCGGGCTGTACATCCGGGCGCTCCTCGACGGTCTCGACGCGCCGGCGGCGGGCGGCGACGCCCGCGCGCGCTGGCAGGGCGTGCTTGCGGCTGAAGGCGTCCCGGCGTTGCAGCGGGCGTTGCGCGCGCGCGATCCGCGGGCGCTGGAGGCGCTGGCCGACCCGCTCAATCCGCGCCGCCTGATCCGCGCTCTGGAGCGTCTCGATGCGGGGGGCGGCGCCGCGCCCCGCAGCGCGCCTCCGGCCGGGCCCCTGATCGTGGGGCTGCGCATGCCCCGGCCGGTCCTGCATCGCCGCATCCGCGAGCGCGCCGAACGGATGTTTGCCGGCGGCCTCGCCGAAGAGGTGCGCGCCTTGCGCGCCCGGTTCCCGGTCTGGTCGGAGACCGCCCGCGCGGCCATCGGCTATGCCGAGGCCGGCGCATGGCTCGACGGGCGCATGACCCGCGCGGAAGCCATCGAGCGCACGGTGATCCGCACGCGTCAGCTCGCCAAGCGGCAGGAGACGTGGTTTCGGCATCAGGCGCAGGTCGTCTGGGTGGACGCCACGGGCTTGGAATCGGCCGCAGCCCTGGCGGACCGCGTCAACGAACAGTGGGAGGAACATGGAGCCGCAATCCTCAGAGGTCTTTGA